TCATGTTAATGTTATGTTTGGAGAGCTTTTATGACCGATGAGAATTTAATTGATGTTAATTTGAAAAATACTAAACGATTTCTTTATTTAGTTTTATTTGTATTTATTTTGTTCAATTTTTTATTCATAGGCTATGCTTATATTAACCATAAAAATGAATATTTAGATCGCTTTGACCTTGATGCCAAGTTGTTTTTAAATAGTGTTTCTGCTGTTATTAAGGCTAAGTATTTAGAATCTTCTAGGTTTCTTGAGGAGCTTGTAAAAGATAGCTATAGGTTTGGGATATTGGTGAATTCTTCAAAGAGTTTTCTTTTGTCTTCAAGTTTAAAATTTGGAGACAGTTTAGATGAAAATAGCGATTTGTTTTTAAGATCAAGAGAATTTAGCTCTATAGATAAAATCTTTAAAACTATTCCTGTTGCAGAAAATTCACTCGAAGGTATATTTTTTATTCCTATAGGGAAGAATGTTTTAATATCAAATTCAAATTTTTCATCTTTAGGCTTAAAAGATATTAGGTTAGATCCTATTTATTCTGTGCCTGTAGAGAAAAATTCTAAATATTATTCAAGGTACATGAGAATAGATGGGAAAATTTATTCTGTAGTAAGTTTTCCTGTTAGGGATTCTGTTGCAACTTTGGGGGTGATAGGAATTTTAGTATGCTTTGATGAGCCATTAGATATTATTGAAAATCAGTTGTTTTCTTCTCTTAAATTAAGCAGCAAAGATTATAATTTTTTTATGCTTGACAGAAATTATATGCCCATTTTTTTAAACTTTAATAATCTTAATTCTAAGTCTTTTTCTGCAGCTTATAGTGATAATGTTTTGAGCAAAGTTATATCTTATACTAAAAAAGATTCTTCTGTCACTCGTCGCACCTTTAATTATGCAAGCGATTTTTATTCTTTAAACTTTGTAAAAACAGATGATTTTTTGATTCAAGGATTGATTTTTAATGTTAATTCCATTCCCATTGTGTTTAAGTCAAATTGGATTGTATTTTTTATATTTTTATTATCATCTTTTGTTATTGTGCTTTATTTATGTAACACTTTTGTTTTTTCATTAATTAATGATTTTAACAGAATTGTCGATTATCAAAAATCAAAAAGTGACCCTTTTAGTCTTGAGCCTACTTTAGAGGTTAAGTATTCTTCAACTATTGTTTCTTATATTAGTTCAAAGCTGGATAATCTATCGGCTAAGAGCAATAAATCTTTTGAAAATATAAAATTTTATTCTAAAGATTTAAATAATTATTTAGAGCAAATAGAGACTACAGTATTAAATACCGAGAGCATAGATTCTAGTGTTTTAGCTTATGAACAACTAAAAGATACTTTTTCTAGATTTGAAAAGTCAATCGTTGATATTTTAAAAGGCTTTGAATCTGTTACTGATCCGATTAATGATCTAAATAAGTATATATTAGAGATTTCCTCAAATTTTGAAGAGAACGTTAGTTTTTTTTATAGCATAGATAAAAATTTAGAAATTTTTAATAAAGTTGCTACTATAAATTCTTCTGATATTGAAAATATTAAAAGTAAAGTTTTTGATTTAAATATTGTTTTTGAAAATGTAAATAAAAATTTTGCAGATCTTTTGTCTCAAACTAACAGCTTACAAAGTGCAAATAAGCTTTTAGTTTCAATTTCAGCTCAGACCAATATGCTTGCTATGAATGCAGCAATTGAGGCGGCAAAAGCAGGTGATGCAGGTAAAAGTTTTGCAGTTGTTGCTGAGGAGATTAGAAAGCTTGCTATTAATTCTGGAAAATATTCTAAAACCATTAAAGATGAGCTAAAAACGGTTGATGGCATTATTGCAGCGATTAATTCAGAGATTGATACAATTTATAAAAATTTTATAGATATTCAGGATAATGTAGACAGCAATTTTTCAAGACATGAGAAAGTAGATCTTACTCTTGCTAAGCATTTTAAAGAAATTGGAGAGTTTAAGGACAGGTATTTGTCTTACGATACTAAGATTAGAGATGCTAAGAATATGTATAAGGAAATCTTTAATAACCATTTTTTTATTAGTGGCAAGTTTAACAACTTTAGTCAAGATTTAAAAGAATTTAAAGTTTCTAAGATGAATTTAGATGCATTAAATTCTCTTCAAGAATATTCATCTTTAGTGAAATCTTCTAAGGATAAGATATTTAAAATAAAAGAATTGATTCAAAAGATTAATGATGAGATTAAAGATATTCTTTTTTAGCTTTCTTGATTTTAAAATCCTATGTAAAGAACTTCTTCTTCGAGTAAAAGTCCAGTTTTCAAGTAAACTTCGGTTTTTACTTTTTCAATTAAACTTTTTACGTCATTGGAAGTGGCGTTGTTAATGTTAATAATAAAGTTTCCATGATATTCAGATACTGCAGCGCCCCCAATGCTTAGTCCTTTAAGTTTACATTCTTCAATTATTTGTCCGCTAGGTTTCAGAAATGTTTTATTGTTTTTAAAGGTGCTTCCACTGCTTGGGAATAAGTAGTGACCTTTGTTTATTCTTGCTTGTTTGTTTTTGCTCATTTCTTCTTCAATAATTTTCTTATTTTCTTTTTTTAAATTCAATTCAATTTTTAATATGAAAAAGTTTTTATTTTGAAAAGGTGATATTTTATATTTAAAGTCTTCTTTTTTAAATTCTTTGCAAATAATTTTTCCTTTGTCGTTTATAAATGTAATTTTTTTTAGTATTTCAGAGATTTCATTTCCAAAGCATCTAGCATTCATCCACACTGCACCTCCCAGTGTTCCGGGCAGCCCGTAGATAAATTCTAGGCCACTTAAGCCGTTATCAAGTGCAATTTTACATAAATTTTCAAAATTTGCACCACATTCTGCTGTAATTTTATTGTCGTGAATTTTTATTTTATTTAGATGCCCGGTGTATATTATCGGGAAATCAATTTCTTTCTCGTCATTGACTAAAATATTAGATCCTCCCCCAAGAATAAATAGTTTAATTTTTTCTTCTATTGCCGCTTTAAAAAGATTTTCAGCTTCTTGAATATTTTCAGGAATGAAAAATAATTTCGAAATGTTTCCAATCTTATATGTTGTATATTCATTTAGATTTTTTGTTTGAGGAGCAATATTGATTTTTTTAAGAAAATTATTTAGGCTTTTAAGCATACTTACTTAATAATAGATTAGATTTTTTATTTTTTCAATTTTGATAAATGTATGATTTTAAAGTTATATAATACTAGAACAAAGAATTTTTCAGAATTAACAAATTTTGACGGTGTTAAAGCGTATGCTTGTGGGCCTACTGTTTATAATTATGCTCACATTGGAAATTTTAGAACTTATATTTTTGGAGACTTATTAATTAAAACTTTAAGATTTCTAGGATATAAAGTTGATTATGCAATGAATATTACAGATATTGGGCATTTAACAGGCGATCTTGATGATGGAGAAGATAAAGTTGCTAAGACTGCAAGAGAGAAGGGTCTTACAGTTTACGAGATTAGTGAATTTTTTACGGAAGCTTTTTTTAAGGATTGTAGAAAATTAAACGTTGTATATCCAGATAAAGTTCTTGTTGCAAGCAAGCATATTCCTGTAATGATAGAAGTTATTAAAATTCTTGAAGAAAAAAAATTCACCTATTTTTCTAACGGCAATGTATATTTTGATACTTCTTGTTTTAAAAGTTATGGTGAGATGGCCGGTATTGATTTGATTGATAAAGATATGACTTTACCAAGGGTTGATATTGATAAATTTAAAAGGAATAAAACTGATTTTGTTTTGTGGTTTACTAATTCTAAATTTAAAGATCAGGAGATGAAATGGGATTCTCCTTGGGGGTTTGGTTATCCGAGTTGGCATTTGGAGTGTGCTGCTATGAATTTGGAGTATTTCAAAGATACACTTGATATTCATTTAGGAGGAGTTGATCATATTGGGGTTCATCACATAAATGAAATAGCAATAGCAGAGTGTTTTTTGAATAAGAAATGGTGTGATGTTTTTGTCCATGGAGAATTTTTGATTATGGATTATGACAAGATGTCAAAGTCAAGTGGGAATTTTATTACAATTAAAGACTTGGAAGATCAAAATTTTTCTTCTCTTGACTTTAGATATTTGTGTTTAACATCGCACTACAGAAATCAATTAAAATTTTCATTTAATAATCTTAAAGCAAGTAAGATTGCTAGGGTAAATATGATAAACAGGTTAAGTTATTTTTATTCATCTTTGGATCCGGTTGACGTAAGTGTGCTTAGTAAGGATTTAAAAAATTTTAGCTTTAGTGTAGAAAAAGAATATTATGACTCTTTTGTAGAAAAAATTTCTTTTGATTTAAATGCTTCTCAGGGATTAGCTTTGCTTTGGGAGATAATTAAATCTGAAAATCTAGGTCCTGTTTCAAAGCTTAGATTAGCTTTTGTTTTTGATGAGATCATGTCGCTTAATTTGAGAAAAGAAATTTTAAAAAATTTAGAAAATCATGATGTAGCTGTTGATGAGAATATGAAAACTTTAATTGAAGAGAGAAGAATAGCCAAATGTGAAAAAAATTTTAAGCGTGCTGATGAGATTAGAGACTTTTTTGCTAAAAAGGGTTTTGTTTTGATTGATACTAAGGAAGGGACTAAGGTTAAAAGAGGCTAGTATTTGGCTATTTTTTTAAAAAACAAATATTTTTACTTAAGCTTAATTTTTATTATTTTTTTGTTTTTATTTGTTTTTTCTGGATTTTTATTTTATTCAAGGCCAATTATTTATGATATATCCCCAATTCCCACTTCGCACAAGGATGTTATTGTTATTAAAGGAAATAACTTAGGCCATACCACAGGAGAGATTAATATTAACAATAATTATTTGGTTAAAAGTAGTATTATTAGTTGGAGTAATACTGAAATAGTTTTTAAAATTACAGATGAGGTAAATTCTGGGCTTATTTTTGTAAAAAGTGAAAGGGGTACTAGTAACGAACTTTTTCTTGTTATTAGTAGGCAAGTTCCTGTTAAGCTTAATAGAGATAATATACCTTTTATTTTTTCAGAGGATAAAATAATTTTAAATTCAAATTCTTTAACTTTATTGCAGGGGATTAATTTGTTTTCACGTTCTAGCACTATTAAAATTTTTCTTGAAACTAAGGACAAGCTTTATACAATTTTACCCCAAAATATTTTAGATGTTTCTGAGAATAGAGTGGAATTTATTACTCCTAAAACTTTGAATTCTGGTGGGAAACTTTATGTTTTATTAGACAATCTTGAAAGCAATAAAGTTCCGTTTTCTGTTAAAGATGATTTTTTTAAGTGGACTTTAAGTGATTCAAAAGAGTTTACAATAACTGAGCAAATTTATTTTACTCAAGATATGAATGGCAATTTTGATTCAATTCCCAAGGATATTAATTTTAATGTTTTCTATTTGAAACCAATTGATAATGAGCGTCAAAAAATTACAGGGCGTAGTAATGGATATCTTGATTTTAATATTGCTAATTTATTTTTTGTAAATTTAAAAACAAATAAATTTATTTTTGAGACTAGGGTAAAAGCTTATAAACTTAATTTAGAGTTTTTGGATACCAAATATTTAGAAAGCATTCAGGTTAATAAGGATATTAATAGTCAAGAGTACAAAACTTATGTTCAAGATAAAAGAAAAGATTATTTATCTTACAGCTCTATTGATTTAATGTCTTTAGATTCTCTGATTTCATCTATGACTGCGGGGAGTAATTCAGCTTATAAGTTGGCTAAGGCAATTATTGATGTTTTGACTTTAAATTTTCAAATTGTTGAGAATAATTTAAGTTTAAAGGATTCTATAAAAGAAAGAAAAATTTCATCTAACAATTTAATAGTTCTTACGAATTTATTATTTTTAAAGTATGAAATTCCGCTTAAAAATATAGTTGGGCTTTACTATGACTCGAATTCTTTTAAGTTGAATGAGCATTTTTGGTTTGAATTTTTTTTGCCTGAGGTTGGTTTTATATATTTTGATATAATAAATGCAGTATTATTTAAGGATAACTCTAAGTATTTTTTAAATATGTCTGAAAACTATATTCAATATGGGTGCAAAGAGGACTATGATAAAAATGAATTTTTTGGTGGTTATTCAGATTCTAAGTTTTTAAAGTATAAAAGTTTGACAAACGAATCGTATTCTTTAATGTATAGATTTGTTTTGGAGGATAATTTTTAATGAGAGATGATCAAATATTTAATTTAATTGAGAAAGAGAAACTAAGAGAAAAAGAACATATTGAGCTTATTGCATCTGAAAATTTTACATCTTTAGAGATAAGACAGGCTGTTGGGAGTGTTTTAACTAATAAGTATGCTGAAGGATATCCTTTGAATCGATATTATGGTGGTTGTGCTTTTATTGATGAGATTGAAACTTTAGCAATTTCAAGAGCAAAAGAGCTTTTTGGTGCAAAGTATGTTAATGTTCAGCCCCATAGCGGATCTCAGGCCAATATGGCTGCTATAATGGCTCTTATTAGTCCGGGCGACAAGATTCTTGGCATGCAATTGTCTCATGGGGGACATTTAACTCATGGCAGTAGGGTAAATTTTTCTGGCATATTTTTTAACACTTATTTTTATGGTGTTTCTCGGGATTCTGAGCTGATTGATTACGATGAGGTTCTTAAAATAGCTAGAGATTGTAGGCCAAATTTGATAATAGCTGGGGCTTCTTCTTATTCAAGAGAAATTGATTTTAAAAAATTTAGGGAAATAGCAGATGACGTTTCTGCTTATCTTTTGTGTGATATTGCGCATATTGCAGGCCTTATTGCTGCGGGATTTCATAATTCTTCGATTGATGTGGCGCATCTTACAACAAGTACTACGCATAAAACTTTAAGAGGGCCAAGAGGCGGAATAATACTTTCTGGAAAAGATTTTGACGAATTGGTAAACTTTAATGGAAAAGAGAAAGCTTTGTTTAGCGCTGTAAATTCTACAGTTTTCCCCGGAACCCAAGGGGGGCCTTTAGTTCATGTTATTGCGGGCAAGGCTATTGCATTCAGAGAAGCTCTTCAAGAAAATTTTAAAGAATATATTGCTAACGTAATAAAAAACACCAAAGTTATGGCTGAATATTTTAAATCGGAAGGATTTCGGATTGTTAGTGGCGGCACAGATAATCATTTATTTTTGGTTGATCTGAGCAGTTTAGATATTACAGGTGCTGATGCTGAGAAATTGCTTGAGGGGGTGAATATTACTTTAAATAAAAATGCTATTCCTTTTGATAAAAAAAGTCCTTCTTTGGCTTCTGGCGTTAGAATTGGGGGTGCTGCTATTACTTCTAGGGGTCTAAATGAAGCCGATTCCCTAAATGTTGCTAAATTTGTTGTTAGAGCTTTAAAAGCAAAGTCTGATATTGAATTAAAACAAATAAAAAAGGAAGTTGTAAAATTTATTAGAGATTTTGATATGCCTTAATTATGTTTGGGGGTTATGATCAATAAATGCCAAGCTTAATTAGAATGTTTTTTTGGGGACTATTCCTTATTTTTATTTTTAATCCCGTTTTAATAGGAATGCTTTTTATATTATTTCCTTTTGTTTTGATATTATTTAGTTTTTTGGGTGTTTTTAGAATATATTTTACAAGAGATTATTCATATTCTAGGTCTAGAGAGTTTGAATTTTACAAACTTTCTTTTTTATTAATGGCTAAATTACTGTCTATTTTGGGAACTGTAACGGGAGAACAGCTAAGTTATGTCAATTTTATTATTAATTCTTTGAATTTGTCTGAACGTGGTAAATCAGAATTGTATACTATTTTTCATTCTGCTATTACTAAGAATAACAATGCGGATAAAATTTTGTATACTCTTAAGCTTGGTTATTTTCAACACAAAGATCTTTTTGTGTGGCTTTTTGCTTCTCTTAAAGAAATTAACAGACTTTCTAGGTATAAAAACTTAGAAGCCGAAAAATTTATTTCTTATATTGGTGTTTTTTTGGAGCTTGAATCCGATAGTTATGAAGCTTATAAAGATATTAATATTAAAATTGTAAATCCCTACAGCGTTTTGGGGTTAAGTTATACTGCTAGTGATGATGAGATTAAAAAGGCCTATAAAAGTCTTGTTATAAAGTACCATCCTGATAAATTTGCAAACGATCCTGTAAGACAAAAAGATGCAAATGATAAATTCATTAAAATTCAAGATGCTTATGAAAAGATTTGCAAAGAAAGAAATATAAGGTAATTAATTGTTTATTATTGATTGACTTGTTTCAAAAGTAAAAAAAAGAAGGGCTTTTAGCCCTTCTTTGCTGTTAGCTTCCGCTGTATGCTATTTTGAATTGCAAGAAAGCACTTCCAATAGCGGCATTATTTGGGTTTTTATTAGCAAGTTCTATAATATTATTTGAATCCCATCCAAGAGAAATTGTTGTAAATCTTATTAGTTTTTCAAGGCTAAGTCCTGTTTTTAAGTAAATTTTTGTAGCATTGCTTGAAATTTTGTTAGTAGGCCCTAAAAGGTATGCTCCAATATAAGGTACTACATATGCTTCTGTTGAAATAGATGTTATTGGAATTGCATAATCAAGATATAAAGCTACACCGAGTTTCATTGCGTCTTCAAATGTTAAATTAGGTGGAGTTGTAGCTTTTTTACTTGTTGATGGGCTTTGTTCGGCTTGATTTTTTTCATTAGCACTTGAGATTGCTGCAAGGTAGTTTTCTATGGATTGTTGTCTTAAAATATCGTAAAGACCAATAGATGATATCCATCCTAGTCCATTCATAAGCCCCTTTTTATTGTCTTCATAGCTTGAGATTTCAACATTTAAGCTTTGAAATGCATTTTCGGAT
The nucleotide sequence above comes from Borrelia maritima. Encoded proteins:
- a CDS encoding cysteine--tRNA ligase produces the protein MILKLYNTRTKNFSELTNFDGVKAYACGPTVYNYAHIGNFRTYIFGDLLIKTLRFLGYKVDYAMNITDIGHLTGDLDDGEDKVAKTAREKGLTVYEISEFFTEAFFKDCRKLNVVYPDKVLVASKHIPVMIEVIKILEEKKFTYFSNGNVYFDTSCFKSYGEMAGIDLIDKDMTLPRVDIDKFKRNKTDFVLWFTNSKFKDQEMKWDSPWGFGYPSWHLECAAMNLEYFKDTLDIHLGGVDHIGVHHINEIAIAECFLNKKWCDVFVHGEFLIMDYDKMSKSSGNFITIKDLEDQNFSSLDFRYLCLTSHYRNQLKFSFNNLKASKIARVNMINRLSYFYSSLDPVDVSVLSKDLKNFSFSVEKEYYDSFVEKISFDLNASQGLALLWEIIKSENLGPVSKLRLAFVFDEIMSLNLRKEILKNLENHDVAVDENMKTLIEERRIAKCEKNFKRADEIRDFFAKKGFVLIDTKEGTKVKRG
- a CDS encoding methyl-accepting chemotaxis protein, which encodes MTDENLIDVNLKNTKRFLYLVLFVFILFNFLFIGYAYINHKNEYLDRFDLDAKLFLNSVSAVIKAKYLESSRFLEELVKDSYRFGILVNSSKSFLLSSSLKFGDSLDENSDLFLRSREFSSIDKIFKTIPVAENSLEGIFFIPIGKNVLISNSNFSSLGLKDIRLDPIYSVPVEKNSKYYSRYMRIDGKIYSVVSFPVRDSVATLGVIGILVCFDEPLDIIENQLFSSLKLSSKDYNFFMLDRNYMPIFLNFNNLNSKSFSAAYSDNVLSKVISYTKKDSSVTRRTFNYASDFYSLNFVKTDDFLIQGLIFNVNSIPIVFKSNWIVFFIFLLSSFVIVLYLCNTFVFSLINDFNRIVDYQKSKSDPFSLEPTLEVKYSSTIVSYISSKLDNLSAKSNKSFENIKFYSKDLNNYLEQIETTVLNTESIDSSVLAYEQLKDTFSRFEKSIVDILKGFESVTDPINDLNKYILEISSNFEENVSFFYSIDKNLEIFNKVATINSSDIENIKSKVFDLNIVFENVNKNFADLLSQTNSLQSANKLLVSISAQTNMLAMNAAIEAAKAGDAGKSFAVVAEEIRKLAINSGKYSKTIKDELKTVDGIIAAINSEIDTIYKNFIDIQDNVDSNFSRHEKVDLTLAKHFKEIGEFKDRYLSYDTKIRDAKNMYKEIFNNHFFISGKFNNFSQDLKEFKVSKMNLDALNSLQEYSSLVKSSKDKIFKIKELIQKINDEIKDILF
- the glyA gene encoding serine hydroxymethyltransferase, with amino-acid sequence MRDDQIFNLIEKEKLREKEHIELIASENFTSLEIRQAVGSVLTNKYAEGYPLNRYYGGCAFIDEIETLAISRAKELFGAKYVNVQPHSGSQANMAAIMALISPGDKILGMQLSHGGHLTHGSRVNFSGIFFNTYFYGVSRDSELIDYDEVLKIARDCRPNLIIAGASSYSREIDFKKFREIADDVSAYLLCDIAHIAGLIAAGFHNSSIDVAHLTTSTTHKTLRGPRGGIILSGKDFDELVNFNGKEKALFSAVNSTVFPGTQGGPLVHVIAGKAIAFREALQENFKEYIANVIKNTKVMAEYFKSEGFRIVSGGTDNHLFLVDLSSLDITGADAEKLLEGVNITLNKNAIPFDKKSPSLASGVRIGGAAITSRGLNEADSLNVAKFVVRALKAKSDIELKQIKKEVVKFIRDFDMP
- a CDS encoding DNA-binding protein, which produces MAIFLKNKYFYLSLIFIIFLFLFVFSGFLFYSRPIIYDISPIPTSHKDVIVIKGNNLGHTTGEININNNYLVKSSIISWSNTEIVFKITDEVNSGLIFVKSERGTSNELFLVISRQVPVKLNRDNIPFIFSEDKIILNSNSLTLLQGINLFSRSSTIKIFLETKDKLYTILPQNILDVSENRVEFITPKTLNSGGKLYVLLDNLESNKVPFSVKDDFFKWTLSDSKEFTITEQIYFTQDMNGNFDSIPKDINFNVFYLKPIDNERQKITGRSNGYLDFNIANLFFVNLKTNKFIFETRVKAYKLNLEFLDTKYLESIQVNKDINSQEYKTYVQDKRKDYLSYSSIDLMSLDSLISSMTAGSNSAYKLAKAIIDVLTLNFQIVENNLSLKDSIKERKISSNNLIVLTNLLFLKYEIPLKNIVGLYYDSNSFKLNEHFWFEFFLPEVGFIYFDIINAVLFKDNSKYFLNMSENYIQYGCKEDYDKNEFFGGYSDSKFLKYKSLTNESYSLMYRFVLEDNF
- a CDS encoding J domain-containing protein, giving the protein MPSLIRMFFWGLFLIFIFNPVLIGMLFILFPFVLILFSFLGVFRIYFTRDYSYSRSREFEFYKLSFLLMAKLLSILGTVTGEQLSYVNFIINSLNLSERGKSELYTIFHSAITKNNNADKILYTLKLGYFQHKDLFVWLFASLKEINRLSRYKNLEAEKFISYIGVFLELESDSYEAYKDINIKIVNPYSVLGLSYTASDDEIKKAYKSLVIKYHPDKFANDPVRQKDANDKFIKIQDAYEKICKERNIR
- the murB gene encoding UDP-N-acetylmuramate dehydrogenase, with the protein product MLKSLNNFLKKINIAPQTKNLNEYTTYKIGNISKLFFIPENIQEAENLFKAAIEEKIKLFILGGGSNILVNDEKEIDFPIIYTGHLNKIKIHDNKITAECGANFENLCKIALDNGLSGLEFIYGLPGTLGGAVWMNARCFGNEISEILKKITFINDKGKIICKEFKKEDFKYKISPFQNKNFFILKIELNLKKENKKIIEEEMSKNKQARINKGHYLFPSSGSTFKNNKTFLKPSGQIIEECKLKGLSIGGAAVSEYHGNFIININNATSNDVKSLIEKVKTEVYLKTGLLLEEEVLYIGF